A region of Bacillus rossius redtenbacheri isolate Brsri chromosome 2, Brsri_v3, whole genome shotgun sequence DNA encodes the following proteins:
- the LOC134529179 gene encoding protein PFC0760c-like isoform X2, with protein sequence MSLQGCHKGTYYSTHIYNLSSSNESEPTFTDDDSSEENYDNNDQEDSDESDDDNGEDGDEEDDEEEEDYYVEEEEDDVEEEDDEEDEEEKEDALWDQYFNDLENLENMEGYNNLEEGRDLEEGHDLEEGHDLEEGHDLEEVHDLEKGHDLEEGIASEKGYYWLQGSDSDEDIDWVYHWHENNNDNDQHRETRVEEERPPEGDGEVEDVNEAGMKEDEEREGDEKGEKDDKEDESGQVNDKECEETDEEGMQEGKEGEEDDKEDESSQVNDKECEEMDKEGMEEDKEGEEAEEEGEKDIDEEEGGKNGKIEADDDKKDNGNIDMFSQGQ encoded by the coding sequence GTACTTACTATAGCACCCATATTTATAATTTGAGCAGCAGTAATGAAAGTGAGCCGACGTTTACAGATGATGATAGTTCAGAAGAGAACTATGATAATAATGATCAAGAGGACAGTGATGAAAGTGATGATGACAATGGGGAAGATGGTGATGAAGAGGATGATGAAGAGGAAGAGGACTATTACgtagaggaggaggaggatgacGTAGAAGAAGAAGATGATGAGGAAGATGAAGAAGAAAAAGAGGATGCATTATGGGATCAATATTTCAACGATCTGGAGAATTTGGAGAACATGGAGGGTTACAACAACTTGGAAGAGGGTCGTGACTTGGAAGAGGGTCATGACTTGGAAGAGGGTCATGACTTGGAAGAGGGTCATGACTTGGAAGAGGTTCATGACTTGGAAAAGGGTCATGACTTGGAAGAGGGTATTGCTTCGGAAAAGGGCTATTACTGGTTACAGGGTTCTGACTCGGATGAGGATATTGACTGGGTTTATCACTGGCATGAGAATAACAATGACAATGACCAGCATAGGGAGACGAGAGTGGAGGAGGAGAGACCGCCGGAGGGCGATGGGGAGGTGGAAGATGTGAATGAGGCTGGAATGAAAGAAGATGAGGAGAGGGAGGGGGATGAGAAGGGGGAGAAGGATGATAAAGAGGACGAGAGTGGGCAAGTGAATGACAAGGAGTGCGAGGAGACGGATGAGGAGGGGATGCAGGAGGgcaaggagggggaggaggatgaTAAAGAGGATGAAAGTAGTCAAGTGAATGACAAGGAGTGCGAAGAGATGGACAAGGAGGGGATGGAGGAGGACAAGGAGGGAGAGGAGGCAGAAGAGGAGGGAGAGAAGGATATAGATGAAGAAGAAGGTGGAAAAAATGGCAAAATTGAGGCAGACGATGATAAGAAAGATAATGGAAATATTGATATGTTTTCTCAAGGCCAGTAG